In Erigeron canadensis isolate Cc75 chromosome 7, C_canadensis_v1, whole genome shotgun sequence, one DNA window encodes the following:
- the LOC122608939 gene encoding uncharacterized protein LOC122608939, whose product MNSYEFIDTVKTEKENAIASYNRFTKITKLVQLIEVFVAVALISWSSTRLPLVFKYTSEYLFAFLCYIKNQHVVFLVGNTIVVICYVLSRNNTTNIDIPSNNLKQVTETLSVREFEVVPKIPEQEVTAEIVIKKAAKQIERFKRTQSEKLKSEITVKRELRRSVTEKRMPVKSVERLTNEEFRIAVEAFIEKQQKFLKEQQQNVVVGEDEC is encoded by the coding sequence ATGAATTCTTATGAATTTATTGACACTGTCAAAACTGAAAAAGAAAATGCAATTGCAAGCTACAATCGATTTACAAAAATCACAAAACTTGTACAACTAATCGAAGTTTTCGTCGCAGTTGCATTGATCTCATGGTCATCAACTCGGCTTCCGCTAGTATTCAAATATACTAGCGAAtatttatttgcatttttatGTTACATAAAAAACCAACATGTTGTGTTTCTGGTAGGAAACACGATTGTTGTTATTTGTTACGTACTTTCGCGTAACAACACCACCAATATCGATATTCCTAGTAACAATTTGAAACAAGTAACGGAAACTTTGTCGGTAAGAGAATTTGAGGTTGTTCCAAAAATCCCGGAACAAGAAGTTACGGCCGAGATAGTGATTAAAAAAGCGGCTAAGCAAATCGAGAGGTTTAAGAGAACACAATCGGAGAAATTGAAGTCGGAGATAACAGTTAAGAGAGAGTTACGACGGTCAGTGACTGAAAAACGGATGCCGGTGAAATCGGTTGAGAGATTGACTAATGAAGAATTTCGGATTGCAGTTGAGGCATTCAttgaaaaacaacaaaagtttCTTAAGgaacaacaacaaaatgtcGTTGTTGGTGAAGATGAATgttaa
- the LOC122608415 gene encoding probable jasmonic acid carboxyl methyltransferase 2 → MQVFHMNKGEGETSYAKNSLLQKKIILIGTRAVKTAIYNILTELRPDSMGVADLGCSSGPNSLTVISKIIHIVDAACHQLHQPVPELKLFLNDLPGNDFNDVFKSLPELYDKVKNDYGIEGCYICGLPGSFYGRLFPTNSLHFVHSSSSLHWLSQVPLGLEPKVGTHLNKEKIYISKRSSISVIEAYQQQFHKDFSLFLRSRAKEMVVKGRMVLSFMGRRSPDPCADEACYQWELLGRAIMSMAIDGLVEKEKIDSFNAPYYAPSPEEVQLEVEKEGSFIVSGVEAFEIQWDGGDSNGLKDSSGNRVAKTIRAVVEPMLESHFHFGPTLMEELFRRYANIIDDCFSKRTLKYTNLVISFIKRG, encoded by the exons ATGCAAGTTTTTCACATGAACAAAGGGGAAGGGGAGACTAGCTATGCCAAAAACTCTCTGCTTCAG AAGAAGATAATCCTAATTGGTACTCGCGCTGTTAAAACTGCCATTTATAACATCTTAACAGAGTTGCGACCCGATAGCATGGGTGTCGCAGACCTTGGGTGTTCATCTGGACCCAACTCCTTGACAGTGATTTCTAAAATAATCCACATCGTGGATGCCGCTTGCCATCAACTCCATCAACCTGTACCTGAACTAAAGTTGTTTTTGAACGATCTCCCTGGCAATGACTTCAACGATGTGTTCAAGTCATTGCCAGAGCTTTATGATAAAGTGAAAAATGATTACGGCATTGAAGGCTGTTATATTTGCGGCTTACCTGGCTCGTTTTATGGCAGGTTGTTTCCCACAAATAGTCTCCATTTTGTTCATTCTTCTTCCAGCCTCCACTGGCTCTCTCAG GTACCCCTGGGATTGGAACCGAAGGTTGGCACTCACCTAAACAAAGAGAAAATATACATATCAAAGAGAAGCTCCATAAGTGTCATAGAAGCTTACCAACAACAATTCCATAAGGACTTCTCATTGTTTTTGAGGTCGCGTGCAAAGGAAATGGTTGTGAAAGGACGGATGGTCTTGTCATTCATGGGCCGGCGATCCCCTGACCCTTGTGCGGACGAGGCTTGTTACCAGTGGGAACTTTTAGGACGTGCCATAATGAGCATGGCAATAGAT GGACTtgttgaaaaggaaaagatcGATTCATTTAACGCCCCTTATTATGCACCAAGCCCGGAAGAAGTGCAACTTGAAGTGGAGAAAGAAGGATCATTCATAGTAAGTGGTGTTGAGGCATTTGAGATACAATGGGATGGTGGTGATTCAAATGGCCTCAAAGACTCCAGCGGTAATCGTGTGGCTAAAACCATTCGAGCCGTAGTGGAGCCAATGTTAGAGAGTCATTTTCATTTTGGTCCAACACTGATGGAAGAGTTGTTCCGTAGATATGCTAATATCATTGATGATTGCTTctcaaaaagaacattaaagTATACTAACTTGGTTATTTCTTTCATCAAAAGGGGCTGA
- the LOC122608580 gene encoding 40S ribosomal protein S9-2-like, with translation MVHVNFYHNYGKTFKKPRCPYEKERLDGELKPIGEYGLRGKRELWRIQYFLSRVRNAARMLLTLDKKDPRRIFEGEALMRRMKRYGLLDESQNKLDYVLALNVENFLERRLQTLVFKTAMANSIHHARVLIKYFFNSESFCLVGRQVVNVPSFMVRVDSKKHIDFSLTSPFGGGCPGRVKRKNQKTVAKKAAGGDAEDDNEE, from the exons ATGGTTCACGTCAACTTCTACCACAACT ATGGTAAGACATTTAAGAAGCCACGTTGTCCTTATGAGAAGGAACGTTTGGATGGTGAGTTGAAACCTATTGGAGAGTATGGTCTTCGAGGCAAAAGGGAGCTATGGAGGATTCAGTATTTTCTTAGCCGCGTTCGTAATGCTGCAAGAATGCTTTTGACCCTTGATAAGAAGGACCCCCGTAGGATCTTTGAAGGAGAAGCACTTATGAGGAGAATGAAACGATATGGTCTTTTGGATGAAAGTCAGAACAAACTTGATTATGTCCTGGCCCTTAATGTTGAAAACTTTTTGGAACGTCGTCTTCAGACACTTGTTTTTAAAACTGCTATGGCCAACTCTATTCACCATGCCCGTGTTCTCATCAAGTACTTTTTTAATTCAGAATCTTTTTGCTTA GTTGGAAGGCAGGTGGTCAATGTGCCATCCTTCATGGTGAGGGTGGACAGCAAAAA A CATATCGATTTCTCACTCACTAGTCCATTTGGTGGTGGTTGTCCTGGAAGAGTGAAACGAAAGAACCAAAAGACAGTTGCAAAGAAGGCTGCTGGCGGGGATGCTGAAGACGACAATGAAGAATGA
- the LOC122608723 gene encoding probable jasmonic acid carboxyl methyltransferase 2, whose product MQVLHMNKGEGKTSYAKNSLLQKKVILIGTRAVKTAIYNILTEVQPDSMDVADLGCSSGPNSLTAISEIIRIVDAASDQLRRPVPELKVFLNDLPGNDFNNVFKSLPELYDKVKNDYGIEETCYVSGLPGSFYGRLFPTNSLHFVHSSSSLHWLSQVPLGLEPKVGFHLNKEKIYISKRSSTSVIEAYQQQFHEDFSLFLRSRAKEMVMNGRMVLSFMGRGSIDPRADKAGFQWELLGRALMSMAIDGLIKKEKIDSFNVPYYAPCAEEIQLQVEKEGSFIINSIEAFEIQWDDVDLSGLKESCGNFLSKTYRAVAEPMLDSHFHLGPEMMEELFRRYAIIIDDCITETTSKFTQLVISFIKKG is encoded by the exons ATGCAAGTGCTTCACATGAACAAAGGGGAAGGGAAGACTAGCTATGCCAAAAACTCACTTCTCCAG AAGAAGGTAATCCTAATTGGCACTCGTGCTGTTAAAACTGCCATATATAACATCTTAACAGAGGTGCAGCCCGATAGCATGGATGTTGCGGACCTTGGGTGTTCATCTGGACCTAACTCCTTGACAGCGATTTCTGAAATAATCCGTATCGTGGATGCTGCTAGCGATCAGCTCCGTCGACCTGTACCTGAACTAAAGGTGTTTTTGAACGACCTGCCTGGCAATGACTTTAACAACGTGTTCAAGTCATTGCCCGAGCTTTATGATAAAGTGAAGAACGATTACGGCATTGAAGAAACTTGTTATGTTTCAGGCTTACCTGGATCGTTTTATGGCAGGTTGTTTCCCACAAATAGTCTCCACTTTGTTCATTCTTCTTCCAGCCTCCACTGGCTCTCTCAG GTACCATTGGGTTTGGAACCAAAGGTTGGCTTTCACCTGAACAAAGAGAAAATATACATATCAAAGAGAAGCTCCACGAGTGTCATTGAAGCTTACCAACAACAATTCCATGAGGACTTCTCATTGTTTTTGAGGTCGCGTGCTAAAGAAATGGTTATGAATGGCCGAATGGTTTTGTCATTCATGGGTCGCGGATCCATTGACCCTCGTGCGGATAAGGCTGGTTTCCAATGGGAACTTTTAGGACGTGCGTTAATGAGCATGGCCATAGAC GGACTAATCAAGAAGGAAAAGATTGATTCATTTAACGTCCCTTATTATGCACCATGCGCGGAAGAAATACAGCTTCAAGTTGAGAAAGAAGGGTCATTCATAATCAATAGTATTGAAGCATTTGAGATACAATGGGATGATGTTGATTTAAGTGGTCTCAAAGAGTCATGTGGCAATTTTTTGTCCAAAACATATCGAGCCGTAGCGGAACCAATGTTAGATAGTCATTTTCATCTTGGGCCCGAAATGATGGAAGAGTTGTTTCGAAGATATGCTATTATCATTGATGATTGCATCACGGAAACAACATCCAAGTTTACTCAATTGGTCATTTCTTTCATCAAGAAGGGATAA